The Diceros bicornis minor isolate mBicDic1 chromosome 14, mDicBic1.mat.cur, whole genome shotgun sequence genome segment TCATTCCAAGGTCAAGTTTGATGAAGTGGTGGTATTAAGTCATAGTAAGTGTGCttcattttaccaaaaaaaaaaaaaaaaaaaaatcttcaaaagaaaaatagaatttccATTATGTCCTTCATACTTTATTACTAGTTTTCCTCaagtcaaataaaataatatataacttACAGACCCAAAGCAGTGTAACAATTTGCTGATTAgcagaaaggtttttttttttcagatgcaaCAACTAAATTACACTCTCTAACAGGTTACAATGAAAAAACATCTCCATATATACCAGATGCCGGTCAGGCTATGCTTTCTAAAATGTTCTAGGAGGATATATTTGTAAATTCAGTGGCTCCATCTTTCTATCATTTATCCAGGATTGATGAGGGGTTTTTTTGTTTCTGCAAAAGTCCTTGTATGCTCAATAAACTCTCTGTAAAAAAGTTTTCACACTAATCCCACCCTAAAAAAGCAATTTGTCTTCAACGTacacatctcacacacacacacacacacacacaaacacacacacctgttGCCATGTGGTTTTTTGCAAAACCCACACTGCTTGCTGGGAGTCCACATATATTTGCTTTCCAATGCAGCGCTGTGATCGGAGCCTTCTCTTTTTATGGTAGCTATGTTGTCTGGAATGAACAACGGTGGCTCATCCAAAGAAAAACTTCTGCTGCTTCTTCTTTGGCGGGGTTGTAGGTTCTTCTCAGGTTTTTTTAGTTTCAATTTATCCTCCTCCTTAAAATGCTCTATACCACCTGCATGTTCAAGCTCCTCCCTCACGTGACTATTGGTCTTCACTGCTGGAGCCAGCTGCTGCGGGAGCTTATGGCACTGCTTCTGGCTGGACTGTAATAAATGTCCAGTTTGAGCAAGATGAGGAGGCTCTTTAGAGGAACTAGGGTGACCATGAGGCTTATCACTCAAAGAATGAGCTAAGGGCTTGGAGATCTGTACTAAATTTTGATCCTGTGATGTTTTCTTCAATATAGAATGAGCTTGATTTTTTACAGCTCTAACCCCAGAATTGCAACTCTGAACCTTTGAATCcttatcttgtttttttctcacTTTGACCGGCCTATGAAAATTTTGCTGCAATTCTGGTTCATCAGCATTTCGTTTTACACTTTTGACGTTAACTTTAGTTTTGTTATGCATTAATTCATGCTTTGCTACAACACTTTTTTTCAGAGTATCTGTGGTCATGTTTTGCTTAGAATGAATTACAGGTTTCGTATGTTtggattttatgttttttgacTCTAAGCAAGAAACACTACTTGACTGGCTGTTTCTGTCATCCTGAAGGTTTGCTGTTTCATGAGACTCCACTTTAATGCTTTCAACAACATTCAACTGTTTTGAATTTTGGTCAGGCACATCACAAATagcattttctaaaatattacttTCTGGTTCAAAAGCACAAGCACCAACCACCTCTAAGTTTGATTTATTGAATTTGGTGTTCTCCAACTGCTCATCATTAGACTCTGTGTCTTTACAATAACCCACTGATTCTATGTCATTTCTATGAAGGGAGTTCTTAGCTTTGTCAGCAACTTCCATGGTATTCTTCAATTCCAAATTACATTCATTTACTTCATCCACAGAACTAGACGAATCTACAaggttcttttccttttccatcttAGTTGGATTTGTACAAGCAGCAACACCGGAAACAGCAGCAGAACATGCAGGTTTCTCAATAATTTGGTCATCTTCATGGGATAATTTTACCAACTCCTTTAATTCTTGTTCAACTTTTCCCTTTGCCCTCGTTTCTTCAACGACAGTCTCATCTATTTTATCTgaaatagaatcattatgttcacGTTCTTCTTTATCTGAAAACTTAAACAATGGGCTACCAACAGTCTTGATTTTACATCCCATCAgagcttcatttttcttttcttcaatacTAACACAAGTCTCTGAAAGGAGTGGACAATTTAATTCATGAGATGGCACATTGGCTTCTCCCTGATTATTACACTTCTGCTTAGAATCTACTCCAGTTTCATCCTTCATTTCAAGACAAGATGACACTGAAGAATGACTTGAAGACCCTGACACTTCTGGTACCACTTCGATTTGTCCAATATGTCGGCTGCTCCTTCTGCTCTCTTTATGGTACTCAGGTTTTGGTGATGTACAAATTTCTTCCTTAATCTGAGACCTTTCTGGTTGTTTCACCCCTGCTTTAGGGGCAGATACGGTCTTTCCAGATGCTTTTTTTGTGCTATTTAAAGGTGCTGCATTTGAACGCTTGGCAATAGTGCTTTGTCGCAAACTTCTTACTTGTTCtatcacaagggaaaaaaaaaataaataaaaataacttagcTATTTTTGCCATGTGTCTTTATTTCAATACAACTTAGAATATATCACTTCTTTATTCTATAAAATTTATTTGATCATTTCAGTGAAAATGTACTGAACAGATACTCATGATAGTGACCATATAtatgttaaattttatatttatcaaaGTTGTATAAATTCTGGTGGGGGGAAAAACCTCTATAAAACTCACACTGATATTACACGTTACTATAAGACAGAAATGTTTTCATCAAGTCTCTTTTCTATAAGAAGTAAGCTGGGAGTAAAATAAGCATTAATGTAAAGCTTCCTTTACATTAATGCCCATCTTAAAGTAAGACTGTCACAcagttttaaacattatttttaaacatataaaaccAAACAAATTCAGATGCCAATAAAATCTGAACTAAACCACCTATCACAAACAGGATCTGTGTGAGTTTCAAAGCACAGCCTCAAAAGAATTCTAATTCCTTTATGAATGTGCTTCACTTAGATCACCGTTTAAGCACTCAAGCTATTcctaagagaagaaaagaaatacacaccACAGGAGTAGACACAGGTCAACAAAAAGAGAAGTTACAATTAAAAAGATCTGAACCAAAAAAAATGTGTCAGAAGGGAAAATGAATAAAGTATGAAAATCCCACCTTTAACAATACTCCTAACAATCTATTAAATAATGagtttttcctcctttccctaTCGAGATACATCCTCCAGGGGAAGAAGATACAGAGTGAAAAGAAACTGGAAGGAAAGAGAGCTAAATAATTCACCAAGTAGAAAAACAACCCACAATTTGAAATACGAAATAAGAAGCTATTTCCAAACCTATGCATATCCAATAACTCTGATCAACTCTGTATGAAAACAGAACACTACCAATTAAAAGAAAAGTCTCCTTCCTTTCAATGCAAAaccctactatgtgccaataTTTAGAACATTTCCCTAATTTGTCATATAGCACTAAACTGTGAGACTCTGAAAGAAGGTATCATATGTCCTCATTTGTGTCTAACAGTCCCAGGTGATGCTTATAGTCCTGACGTAATTATTAACAACATActctttcattttctcaaaagtgtcccagtttggacaataaattatacgGTCATCCTAATCTTAGAGACATTTTCTAATtcccccaggacctggcacaatATTCGGTAATTAGGTAAGTACtcaacaacttttaaaaattacttagcGAATTATAAACCGTTTATCATATGCTCagatataacatttttaaataacaaagatTTTAATGGTTTGTTATCAAAATTTAGATGGTTTTTAAAGCTCTGAAGACAGTTTGTAATAATTTACAGCTCTATTTTATTTCAAGGCAGATAAATAAACGAAGAACTTTTAACACCCATTACCTAAGTGATCGCTAAAAATGACAAATGAACAGCATATTCAACTGTGAAGGTGTTCAGATAAAAAACTGTTTTACAATAGTAACTGATTTATTGAGCAAAGGATAAAGtcactttttctcctttaaacatAAACTGCCTTAGTTTCAAGCCTGACTGTATAAGCCACACATTATCATTATTTGTCTATAATGTTCATTCTACTCTTTTCATTAAGTCACAAGTATATACCAAAtagctgaatttaaaaaatacaaagagaagaaaaaaatgatgaagtAAATATATGCAGCTAAGTTAATCCACTTCCCAAAACCCCAAACAAGCTACAGAAAAGGCATGaatctaaaaggaaagaaagaagaaaaaacagtgaCAATTTTGGAAGCTAAGCAAGAGATGACCAAGAAGTAACTAACACTGGAGATCCCAAAAGAGAGAAACACTAAGCTGGCAGTGTGGTCAAGAACCAACACCATTAATACCTCGAAGGCTTAAGAACTGGTGACCCCAGAAGATCCTAAAGTGGGACAAGGGCAGGTGGTCAAAATGAGGATGAGCTGAAAGCTGCTGAAGCAGCAGTTAGATCCCTagctccctctccctcactccaCCTCTCGGGCAACTGCGCCTATCTGCTCCTAATCCAAGACTAGGGGCTTCTTCTCTGGAGAGGGTAAAACAGGGTTTCTAGACTAAGGAACATCAGGCACAGGTAAGAGTGGCAGTTAAGTACACAAATTTGTGAGACTGAGTGAATGTGTATACACTGAAAGCTGAGACACCCCAGTCAGCTTCCCACAGGGCTCCCATAATATGCCAGCAATCTAATGAGCCTAAAGGAAATAATCTAAATTCTGACATCACGGATTCCTCCAAAAAACAGCACAGCCAGATCACCACAGAGCGAGGCTCACAGCTGACAAAAACCCAGCACACACACTCAAAAGGCTCCATACAGTTTTAGTTCCCTACTCTTAAGCATGAGCCAACAATTAAGGAGAAGACGGTGCATCCAGGAAACAAGACCAGAATGCTACAAAAAGGACTAttcccaaaacaaaaaaagaactattAGAAATTAGAAATGCAAGCTTGATGGAAAAGTTAAGAGGATAAACCATGAGAAAATTTCAGCAAGtagaggaaaaagacaaagagCTGGAAAGTAGGCAAGATAAAGGAAATGGAGGGGCCAGTCTCTGCTATCTAAGACTTGAATAACAGAATTCCAGAAAGCAAAGAGCTGAGAAAATAAAGAAGGCAACTGtcaatgaaataatttaagaaattttcCCAGAGCTGAATAATAGTTTTTAAACTAAAAGGACCTACTGAATACCCAGCTCAATACATAAAATACACCTACACCAAGATACATTATCCAGAAATATCATAATGCTAGAGCTGAAGCGGAAGAGTCcacaaacttctagaagaaagtgagtatcaaaaaaaaaaaaaaaaaatcagaataaactTCTCAACAATACTGAAGTTAGAAGAAAATGGAGCAACACTTTCAAATTTCTGAAGGAAAATGATTTCCAATCTTGAATTCTATGCTCAACGAGACCATGAtttcaacaaaaaaacagattaaatatatgtgcaaatatacgaggtttaaaaatatgtatctccATGTTCCTTTTTCTCACAAAACTACTGGAAGAGGCGTGTCACCCAAATGAAGGACTTAaaccaaaaattagaaataaaaactgCAACACAAAAGAGAATCCTCAGAAAAACGGGACAGGGAGATGCTGGATAATAGCTATGCATCAGGCTTTACACACCAGTCCACACAGGAGCAGATCAGAAGGCTCCAGGATATACTGCCTcagtaaaatgaaaatgagagaacaTCTGATACACACAAATATCTTGAGGAAAGATTTAGACAACTGGCAAAGTAGTTGGGGTGTAATTACTGATATGTACACAGAAGACTGTGTGCAAACGTACAAAACTGTAAGCAAATGAACAACAAAAACGATTATTAAATCAGAAAGACTAAAAGCTGTACAAGAAAAGTAAACATTTAATAAACGGATCATCTCTAAGAGCATACAGTCACAGTAACAAAAAAATTACTACTGatctaataaaattatatattagagGGATGAGAAAATATACTTTTGTGTGATGGGGacaagaggagaaaagaaggctAAATCTTCATCATGCAGAGTGCAAGTCAATGCCTACATCAGAATAATCAAAAAGTAGCAATATATATATGTTACTTAAAGACATGGAAATAAACACCTAACACTAATAAAACCAGCTGAAAGAGTTAATAGTGCCTTCATCCGGGGAAAGGGAAATAGGTAGTAGGGTGGCGAGCACTGGAAACTTACAGAACTAGTCAATTCTTTTAATTATGTAAatgtataatttcaataaaaaatattttaaattacaccaACAAATTTACATAATCTCAAAATTGAGCATTATCAAAATGCTCAGATTAGCAAACACCAAGAAAATATGATCTCTGCTCAGCAAATTCACAACCTATCCCATCTGTCCCTACACTTCTGATTTCCTAGCTGGACCTCTTTGGAAGGAGTACCTTGTGCCATTAAACGAGGTGATTTTCTTGGTGATCTCACTGAATTTTCTTCTACTTTGTCCCTCAAATTCCTGTTAGGTAAAATCAGTTCTTCTTCATCAATGGTATCATTGCCACTTTCTTTAACAACTCCTTCGTCCATAATATCGTCAAGACCAACCactagaaaaaaaacaagaaaaacaaaaaaattaattaaaaaaaaatattggagaTGTTAAGTATTTAAAAGTAGTACAGAAAACATTGTGAGACAGTTAAACGCAATAGTACATAGTCCTGAAGATCTAGGTCTATTCCTAACACGCAGTATTGTCGCTACCCACTTCCCAATTCAGTTTGACAAACTTCTACCTATGAGGTAACCAGTCAAAGAGAAGATCACCTATCATCTTTCTTCATTTGACCCCCACTATCACTCTCACTTATCATTCACTGTACCATTGTGCATATAAGAAGCAACTATACCTGGAGTCCTCAATTACCCCAACTTTCGTTAAAGTAGTACAAAAGAGTTTAATACCCTGAAAAGCTTGTGATTCTAGGTTGATGCTAGAACCAAAAGATTCTAGTTCTAACTAGAATTCTATTAAAGACTTTTGTGCTATGTGTGTGAGACTAAGTAACGCAGATATAGTTTTGAGTGGTAGCAAacacagacacaaagagagagaaatgaaaaacataaggTAACTTCCTCCCGTCCCCAAAAGCCAGAGAAAATGGTGGGTTTAATACAGCTATATAATTAAATTACCTTTTCCTAGCCAAAAAAGAGACAAGAGTCATTCATTTAATGAGgggagggggtatatgggaaaggATTAGGGGACactgaagaaaacataaacagtGTATTTATATTGTcattgggtttatttctgtataTAACAAATGTCACTTAGTTAGCTGACATACAGCAATCCTAAACGTGCAGTTGTATGAAATCCTGTAAAATGAATGTAAATATTTAGATCAGaaggcctggattcaaatccctcCTAAAACCCTTAAAACTTGACAGAGTCGCTTATCCTCTCTCTATCAGTTTAcctctaaaatgagaataacaatacCTGtcctacctacctcacagggctgttgtgaggatcaagtgaGATGGTGTATGAGAACTCACTTTGTAAACTTTAGAGCACTAcacaaatgttagttattatctTCATCCTAGCGGTTAGAAGGAACCTCAAGAAGTTATCTAGTcctcatctttgtatccaagtagAACTTCATTTAAAAGAGCTCAACAAGATAGTGGTCTACCCTAAAatttaaagagaacaaaattctttataaatataCTTTCAAATGGTACAATCTTTTTGAAGAGCAATTTGACAATGGAATTACAAAACTGCGAACATACTTTGACCAATAAATTAtaaagaacagaagagagaatggaTTATGAAAAAATAATGCTGGCTAAAAAACATAATGTGATCCTTGTTAGTAACAAACAAATCAAATGCATGTATATGTACATttagacaaacagaaaaaaaagatgagcaGGAAATTGATAAAAATTATAACAGTTATTCTGTAAAAGATAAGAATATACTTTTTCCCTATTTTCCACATTTCCTGCTATATGCATGTATTACTCTCACATATAGAGTCCCTACTTTTAATCACTATGCTATGCACTAAAAGCTTAGAGAAGAATATACTTTAGGAAAACTCATCAGGACTCATTTAAGATATAATTAGGGGAGAAACAGGTGGGGTGTTCAGTAAGAAGGCTATTCCACCATGATGGAATACTTAAGTTGCCACACATTCACAGACATTCTCAAGGAGTTTTTAACATTAGATTAATAGCTCCACcatgttcatttaaaaaagcaaaatttaagaCTACTTTTCATCTCAATTCTATATAAAAGCATATATACAATATATGAGTTACAAATATGCATAgaaatggatagaaaaaaaaaagcaccagagTGTTACCAGTGATTATCTCTAGTGGCAAGGCGGATAAGGAATTCAGGGTTTTTTAAATCATTGTTATACTGTCtctgtgttttccaaatgttctacAATAAGCATGTATTTCGTattgtaagaaagaaagaaaggaacaattcaaaagaggaaaacagtgCAGGAGAAAAGTGATTAAAGCCTGATTAATAGTGTCTGCTGGCAGGGAGTGAAAAGGTATGTTATGAATTTTAGGGCTATATGGCAAAGCAGAATCAACAGGATTAAGCAAGCCAAACCCAAAAGTCAATTATTAGGTTTTATCTTACTCCATTTCCTAGCAGCATCTGACATAGCTGGCCCTTCTCCCCTTCTTGAATCCCTTTCTCCTCACTTAGCTTCTGGACATCATAGCCTCCTCTCTCACTAGTCATTTCTCAATA includes the following:
- the PHF3 gene encoding PHD finger protein 3 isoform X4; this encodes MHSEPIRAERHTEVFMDIVDTFNHLIPTEHLDDALFLGSNLENEVCEDFSTSQNVLEDSLKNMLSDKDPMLGSASNQFCLPVLDSNDPNFQMPCSTVVGLDDIMDEGVVKESGNDTIDEEELILPNRNLRDKVEENSVRSPRKSPRLMAQEQVRSLRQSTIAKRSNAAPLNSTKKASGKTVSAPKAGVKQPERSQIKEEICTSPKPEYHKESRRSSRHIGQIEVVPEVSGSSSHSSVSSCLEMKDETGVDSKQKCNNQGEANVPSHELNCPLLSETCVSIEEKKNEALMGCKIKTVGSPLFKFSDKEEREHNDSISDKIDETVVEETRAKGKVEQELKELVKLSHEDDQIIEKPACSAAVSGVAACTNPTKMEKEKNLVDSSSSVDEVNECNLELKNTMEVADKAKNSLHRNDIESVGYCKDTESNDEQLENTKFNKSNLEVVGACAFEPESNILENAICDVPDQNSKQLNVVESIKVESHETANLQDDRNSQSSSVSCLESKNIKSKHTKPVIHSKQNMTTDTLKKSVVAKHELMHNKTKVNVKSVKRNADEPELQQNFHRPVKVRKKQDKDSKVQSCNSGVRAVKNQAHSILKKTSQDQNLVQISKPLAHSLSDKPHGHPSSSKEPPHLAQTGHLLQSSQKQCHKLPQQLAPAVKTNSHVREELEHAGGIEHFKEEDKLKLKKPEKNLQPRQRRSSRSFSLDEPPLFIPDNIATIKREGSDHSAALESKYMWTPSKQCGFCKKPHGNRKGKREKWSLQLQDYPVQLFRLLLELLSTLL